A DNA window from Hevea brasiliensis isolate MT/VB/25A 57/8 chromosome 2, ASM3005281v1, whole genome shotgun sequence contains the following coding sequences:
- the LOC110651241 gene encoding uncharacterized protein LOC110651241, with protein MVPLSLCNPIDTSSSLLKPPLLHFSQSIANTINLKIRFTFTSKPLIVNPLHSTQCLIAARAADHAVSSAATSEIDMVRNRQGVYTSKQNKVVVLWDLDNKPPRGAPYPAAMALKQLAQRFGDIIEMSAYANRHAFVHLPHWVVQERRERKQLDILERKGLVAPSEPYICAVCGRKCKTNMDLKKHFRQLHERERQKKLSRMKSLKGKKRQRFKERFISGNYKYNEEARRLLTPKVGYGLAAELRKAGVYVKTVEDKPQAADWALKRQIEHSMSRAVDWLFLISDDSDFCDILRRAREANLGTVVVGDRDRALGRHADFWVPWLGVENGEVTENDFVPKSRNISEDREENDGFFSVTHFEGNVAGVEGDVDNVLNELAGARSDWSGVRISFFSEGEEEEDQDYFLWDSEDEDIEGEDGDFL; from the coding sequence ATGGTTCCACTCTCACTTTGCAACCCCATCGACACCTCTTCTTCTTTGCTAAAACCCCCACTTCTCCATTTCTCTCAATCTATCGCTAACACCATTAATCTCAAAATCAGATTCACTTTCACTTCTAAACCCTTGATCGTTAACCCCTTGCACTCTACCCAATGTCTAATCGCCGCCCGTGCGGCGGACCATGCTGTTTCTTCTGCTGCTACCTCTGAGATCGACATGGTCAGGAACAGACAAGGAGTCTACACTTCTAAACAGAATAAGGTCGTCGTTTTATGGGACCTCGATAACAAGCCGCCGCGTGGCGCACCGTATCCGGCTGCAATGGCTCTTAAGCAGCTCGCTCAGAGGTTCGGGGACATTATAGAGATGTCAGCTTATGCCAATCGTCATGCTTTTGTCCATCTCCCCCATTGGGTCGTGCAGGAACGCCGCGAGAGGAAACAGTTGGACATTCTTGAAAGGAAAGGGCTTGTCGCTCCTTCCGAGCCCTACATCTGTGCAGTCTGCGGCCGAAAGTGTAAGACTAATATGGATCTCAAAAAGCATTTTAGGCAGCTGCATGAGCGGGAGAGGCAAAAGAAATTGAGCAGAATGAAGTCGCTCAAGGGGAAGAAGCGGCAGCGTTTCAAGGAGAGATTCATTTCTGGAAATTATAAGTATAATGAGGAGGCTAGGAGATTGTTAACCCCAAAAGTTGGCTATGGGTTGGCGGCGGAGCTGAGGAAAGCAGGGGTTTATGTGAAGACGGTGGAGGATAAGCCACAAGCGGCGGATTGGGCATTGAAGAGGCAGATTGAGCATTCAATGAGTAGAGCGGTTGATTGGTTGTTTCTGATATCTGATGATTCAGACTTCTGCGACATTTTGAGGAGGGCAAGGGAGGCGAATTTAGGGACGGTGGTGGTGGGGGATAGGGATAGGGCTTTAGGGAGGCATGCGGATTTTTGGGTGCCGTGGCTTGGGGTTGAGAATGGAGAGGTTACAGAAAACGATTTCGTGCCCAAGAGTAGGAATATAAGTGAGGATAGAGAAGAGAATGATGGCTTCTTTTCTGTTACACATTTTGAAGGGAATGTGGCTGGTGTCGAGGGTGATGTGGATAACGTCCTTAATGAGCTTGCAGGAGCAAGGTCTGATTGGAGTGGTGTCAGGATTTCTTTTTTCTCAGAAGGGGAAGAAGAAGAGGACCAGGATTACTTCTTGTGGGACAGTGAGGATGAGGACATTGAAGGGGAAGATGGGGATTTTTTGTAA
- the LOC110651283 gene encoding WUSCHEL-related homeobox 4 yields the protein MKVHQLARGFWEHEPSLTLGCKRLRPLAPKLANTDSVASFDLKSFIRPESGSRKLGSSDEKKDSPQVETHAGGTRWNPTQEQIGILEMLYRGGMKTPNAQEIERITAQLGRYGKIEGKNVFYWFQNHKARERQKQKRNGLGRSHSPRTPGPITTISLDTRGKVERDEDSPYKRKCRSLAFECLELEESRSCREEGDRTLELFPLHPEGR from the exons ATGAAGGTGCATCAGTTGGCACGTGGATTCTGGGAGCACGAACCCTCTCTCACGCTTGGTTGCAAGCGTCTTCGCCCTCTTGCTCCTAAGCTGGCCAACACAGATAGTGTCGCCTCGTTCGATCTCAAGAGCTTCATTAGACCTGAAAGTGGTTCTAGAAAGCTTGGATCCTCTGACGAGAAGAAAGATTCACCTCAG GTGGAGACACACGCAGGAGGGACCCGGTGGAACCCAACCCAAGAACAAATAGGGATATTGGAGATGCTCTATAGAGGAGGAATGAAAACTCCCAATGCCCAGGAAATAGAACGAATCACTGCACAACTAGGCAGATACGGCAAGATTGAAGGAAAAAACGTGTTTTACTGGTTCCAAAACCACAAAGCCCGCGAAAGGCAAAAGCAGAAGCGCAACGGCCTTGGTCGAAGCCATAGTCCGAGAACCCCAGGCCCCATTACCACTATATCTTTGGATACGAGG GGAAAAGTTGAGAGAGACGAAGACAGTCCATACAAGAGAAAGTGCAGGAGCTTGGCATTTGAGTGCCTGGAATTAGAAGAAAGCAGGTCATGCAGAGAGGAAGGAGATAGAACTCTGGAGCTTTTCCCATTGCATCCGGAAGGCAGATGA
- the LOC110651240 gene encoding ethylene-responsive transcription factor ERF011: MSIQISNMYRRERDARDGVCRPNLDLSHRKINVAAVPRRQTSSQGECCSSSSSASTPTNPEKRKHRQQQDKPYRGIRMRKWGKWVAEIREPNKRSRIWLGSYSTPIAAARAYDTAVFYLRGPSARLNFPDLIYHEDNLRDMSAASIRKKATEVGAQVDALQQTALHPSEKNSNRLVPEKPDLNQYPTPENSDEEYQRIVD; encoded by the exons atgagCATACAAATATCAAATATGTATAGGAGAGAGAGGGATGCAAGAGATGGAGTATGTCGGCCAAATTTGGATTTATCTCATAGGAAGATCAACGTGGCGGCCGTGCCCAGACGACAGACTAGCAGCCAA GGGGAGTGTTGTTCAAGTTCTAGCTCCGCTTCCACCCCCACAAACCCTGAGAAGCGCAAGCACAGGCAACAGCAAGACAAGCCTTATAGAGGCATAAGGATGAGGAAGTGGGGCAAGTGGGTTGCTGAGATTAGAGAACCCAATAAGCGTTCTAGGATTTGGCTTGGCTCCTACTCAACACCCATCGCCGCCGCGCGTGCCTACGACACCGCCGTTTTCTACCTTCGTGGCCCTTCTGCCAGGCTTAATTTCCCCGATTTGATATACCATGAAGATAACCTACGTGACATGTCTGCTGCTTCTATACGCAAGAAGGCTACTGAAGTTGGGGCTCAGGTGGATGCTCTACAGCAAACGGCTCTCCACCCATCAGAAAAGAACTCCAACCGACTAGTTCCGGAGAAACCTGACTTGAACCAGTATCCGACCCCAGAAAATTCTGATGAAGAGTATCAGAGGATCGTTGATTAA